The Cytophagia bacterium CHB2 genome contains the following window.
CTTACATTTTACTGTATCAATTGCACGATCACATTGCAACCAAGATTCTCAAACAAGAGCCGCGTGCCACCAATTACTACGGCAGTCAAGAGGTGGGCAAATTTTTGGCGGACATCATGCGGTCCGGCGCCAGCCGCGATTGGCGAGAAGTCTTGAAAGAGAAAACCGGCGAAGAGTTGAGCGCGCAAGCAATGCTGCGCTACTTCGAGCCTTTGCTGGATTATCTGAAAAAAGTGAATGAGGGAAGGGAACACACGCTGGAGGATATTTGAGACTGGATGCCTGTTGCTGGCTTAATAAAGCATTCGTCTCTCTAAAGTTGATTCCTTGTAAAACAGCAAAGATTTTTCCAACCGATTGAAAAACCCAACAGATAAAATCTCCCGCATCCGTTGGGTTTTTCTATCCGCTGGAGATTTTCCTTTTGGTTGCAGCTCGTTCGCGTTTGTTTTTTGTTTAACCCCCCACAAATCATTCAAGCCCCGGCCGAGCCGGGGCTTGAGTGAAACAGATAAAAAAAGCAACGGCCAAGCCGTTGCAAGAACGTTTGTTCAATCTTCAGTCCAACACCACTTTTCACCACCCACCACACAAACTTAAACCAACTCTTGCAAAACCTCGAGCATGCGATCGATCTCTTCTTCCGTGTTGTAATGCACCAGTCCGATGCGCACAACGCCGCCCTTGTCCTCGTATCCCAAACGCGAAATGACTTCAAGCGCGTAGAAATTGCCGTCCCAAACATAGATATTTTCTTCGCCCAAACGTTCGGCAACAGCTTGCGGCGAATGCTTTTCCATGCGCATGGCGACAGTCGGCGTTCTTTGATGATACCGTTTCGTCTCCGTAATGCCGAACGCGCGTGCGCCGGGAATCGCCTGCAATCCCGTAACGAGTTTTTGTGAGAGGCCGCGTTCATATTCTTGAATGGCCGCCATCGCCAATTTCAGGTCTCGCCGTCTGCCCTGCCGGCTTGATGCTTGTAAAACGGCAGAGTTGTCAACATGCCGTCCGAGTTCAGCGATATATTCAATTGCTGCTGCGGTTCCCGCTAATCCTTCGTGATTGAGCGTGCCGGTTTCAAATTTAAACGGCGGCGTCGACTCTTGCGGGCGGACTTTGTAGGCGTGCAAACGTTCCATCACCTCGTACTTTCCATAAAGCACGCCAACATGGGGTCCGAAAAATTTATACGCCGAGCACACGAGAAAATCGCAGTCGAGTGCCTGCACATCGATCGGGCCGTGCGGCGCATAATGCACGGCATCGACATAGACCAGAGCGCCGGCAGCGTTCGCGCTTTTGATGATGCGGCTAACGTCGTTAATCGTGCCCACGGCATTCGAAGCATAGCCCACGGCGACGAGCTTGGTTTTCGCCGAGAGCAGGTTTTCTAACTCTTCATAAGCGAGTGTGCAGTCTTCAGGATGAAAATCGAGAAATTTGATTTTCACGCCTTTTTCTTCCAACGCGAGCCAGGGCGCGACATTCGCGTCGTGATCGAGGCGCGTGAGAATGATTTCATCGCCAGGCTTGAGATCGCGGCCAATGCTGCGGCTCACGTGAAAGGTGAGTGACGTCATGTTCGCGCCGAAGGCGATGTTTTCCGGTGCGGGCGCATTCAAAAAATCCGCCATCGCCGCGCGCGCTTGATGAATTGTTTCGTCAGTCGCCCGGCTCGTCGCGAAAGCGCCATGCGTATTGGAGAGCCGATGAACAAGATGTTGATTCATCGCCGCGATGACGGATTGCGGCGCCTGCGTGCCGCCCGGGCCGTCAAAGTAGATTGCCGGACGGCCGGAGGCATCTTTTAATTGCAATGCGGGGAATTGGGATCTGGAAGCAACAAAAGGGTTCATAAAATTGCCTTGCTATTTGTTTGATATATGCGAAATTTGCCGTTACACTTTCGCAGAGTGTAACACAATCAAACCTGTCGAAACTAGTAAAACGATGCAAGGAGAGTAGTGTGACCGCGATCAGCAAAAAAGCTCATTCGAAAAACAAGCCGCGCAGAGAAACTTACGGCCATGCCAAATCAAAGAAAAATGGGCATCACGTCACAGATCATCAACTTACCGAATTGATCGAGGCTTATAATAAAATAGGCAAGCTGTTGGAAGATTTTATTGGCCGCGAAAGATTATATCAACCCAAATTTCTTCGGGGCTTGGAACGCGCACGACAGG
Protein-coding sequences here:
- a CDS encoding cysteine desulfurase-like protein produces the protein MNPFVASRSQFPALQLKDASGRPAIYFDGPGGTQAPQSVIAAMNQHLVHRLSNTHGAFATSRATDETIHQARAAMADFLNAPAPENIAFGANMTSLTFHVSRSIGRDLKPGDEIILTRLDHDANVAPWLALEEKGVKIKFLDFHPEDCTLAYEELENLLSAKTKLVAVGYASNAVGTINDVSRIIKSANAAGALVYVDAVHYAPHGPIDVQALDCDFLVCSAYKFFGPHVGVLYGKYEVMERLHAYKVRPQESTPPFKFETGTLNHEGLAGTAAAIEYIAELGRHVDNSAVLQASSRQGRRRDLKLAMAAIQEYERGLSQKLVTGLQAIPGARAFGITETKRYHQRTPTVAMRMEKHSPQAVAERLGEENIYVWDGNFYALEVISRLGYEDKGGVVRIGLVHYNTEEEIDRMLEVLQELV